The Vespa velutina chromosome 9, iVesVel2.1, whole genome shotgun sequence nucleotide sequence GTAAAGTAAAGCACACTACGATACTAcgcttcatttttttttttttattttttttcacttttcttttttttttgtttgtttgtttgtttgtttgtttttttttttgtcttttttagtttttctatttaattctaGCGCCTATCAGAGAATCGTTGTATACCACTCCATGctacgtaagtaagtacagGATCGTGGACGGAGGCTCGAGGAACGATTGTGCGCGAAATAAAACTATCGCAAAAACTATAAAGCATCGTCTGCATATCGGTTAAATGTAATCGCAGTGGCAACAACGTTTTcctccttttacttttcctttatcttctttttcgtcttcgtcttcgtcttctttctcatttctttttcatttttttcttttgttccttcttctacttttttccccctttttttattattttttttctttcattttgttttctttcgttttaaattatcattattcttctCATCGTTCGACTAACCgctaaaattcattattaggCTCGCGTCAAAGCATATTTCGCCGTCGTCTCGCGTGTAAATATAGAATCGAAAATATTGTCCTCGCAATAATATCCAAAGAGTGAAAACATAAATAACGTTTTCACGTTTACGCGCGGCTAATAcagagatatatgtatagataatcTATCGAATATCGATGTTCGAAGCTAATCGGTCGCATATCGGAGAGACACTTTcgcatcgttttatttattttttatttttctttttcgtcattTAATTGCAATTTGCAATGTATACATTTATCGATTAGACGTACGCACccatgttaattaattatgccTTTAAAATTCCACAagaacagcagcagcagcaatagcagcagcagcagcagcagcagcagcagcagcagcagcaccactaccactaccactactaccactaccaccaccatcaccaccactaccaccaccaacaacaagaacaacaacaacaacaacaaccacgCACCCCACGCGTCGCGACTCGAACGAGGACGGCTTCGAGTCATCTTTCTGTTTTCGGTGAGAAAACAAGTAAAACGGGAAGGAAACTCTCGAGACAATTTCAAAGTACACGGTTTGTCCACTTTTTTTCAAggatgagaaaaattatactgaaggaagaagaggaaataaaagaagtggGTAGAGGGAAGAGACTCTACGTGATCGACGTGACACATTTCAGCGATGTGCTTTTTAAGTTCATTAACCATCGTcgaatgtgaaaaaaaaaaaagaaaagaaaacgaaagacaaaaatactcaaaaacaaaaaaaaaaaagaactgatTTTCGATAGAAAAGGTTTTCGAGATTATTGAATCGAGCAGAGTTCATATGTACGTCCGGGGATCTTCGTTCGTGCCAGTTGAAAAGGCGAATACCGGTTGACCGTACCTTGGATGGAATCGGAGTCTCCTTTTCACGCAATACTttcctcctcgtcgtcctcttcgtcttcatcGTATTCGTCGTACTCGTCGTCATCGACAACCTGCCAAGAAGAGGTTTCGTCGGAACGACGTCGACGGCGTTGCTGatgttcttgttgttgttgataatgttgttgatgttgttgattatgatgatgttgatgttgAACGAGAGAaaccgaagaagaagaggaggacgaagaggaagacGCGGACGAttgaggtggtggtggtagaggcggtggcggcggcggtggtggcggtgaTGATGACTGTGGTGGCggcggtgatggtggtggtggttgcgGCGGCGGCGGCTGCGGTGAAGGAAGAACGTCGTCGATCGTCGTCGGAGAATGATGATTCGAATTTGCGACGGTAACACCGGCAACGGAAGCAGCGGAAGCGGCATAGACCGCAACGGCAGCGACTCAAGCCAAGGCGTAGGGGTGAGTAGCGTGATGTCACAATCCTGGAGCCGCTGTGGCGACCGACGGAGGAGGAGGCGCACTGCTGGTAGCCACGCTTGTCGCGTGATGGTACAAAGGACTCTGGTAATATtcttgatgatgatgattactCATATTATGCATGGGTCCTCCAGCGGTATTCGAGCCAGCGTGCATTCcgttatgatgatgatgacttGGTGGGGCGGAATGTGCGTGGGGGTGATGAGGCGAGCCGAAATTCGCGTAGCTCTGATGAAGCTGTTCATACATCTTCATCTCCGGTGGCTTCGTATCTTGGGCTCCTGGCGACGTACCTGCCGTTGCGCCAGGTAATAACCTGGTAATGCTAAATGGATGACTGGCAGCCGTATAAGGTGGCTCTTGTTTTAGGCTCCCTGCCATACCGTGATGAAGAGCCGCCGGATCGGATAGCAAGTGAGGATGAAGTGTACGACTGACCATGGCAGTTAGTTCGTCATGTGCCGTACCGAGATCTGGTCCTAACAATCCACCGATATCAGTGGTGTCACTTTTAAGAGCAGCATGATGCTGATGAAGCCCAGCcgagtgatgatgatgatgagtcGAGACCAAAGAGTGAAGGTCTTTGTCGTCTTGTTGCTGAGGAGCATGATGAAGGGACGAAGGTGTCTTCTTACCGCCATGACCGAGATCATGAGAATTCGGACTATTATGACCAGCGGCGGCGGCTGCTGCAGCAGCAGCGGCGGCAGCAGCCGCGGCCGCAGCACCCGAATGATGCTGTTGGTGCTGTTGATGTTTGTTATTCTGCCTCgtcaattctttcttttcgtctttgaACCTCTTTTGACGACGCAAATAACAACCATTTTCGAACATATTACCGCTCTCCGGGTGCAGTGTCCAAAAGGAACCTTTACCCGGCTTATCAGGTGTTCGCGGTACTTTAACGAAGCAATCATTGAAACTAAGAGAATGTCTTATCGAATTTTGCCATCGTTGCTGATTCTGCCGATAAAATGGGAATAGATCCATAATGAATTGATAAATCTCCGAAAGTGTGAGCATTTTGGTTGGCGCGTTTTGTATCGCCATCGTAATCAAACTAATATAGGAGTAAGGCGGTTTTGCGTGCGTGTAACTTCGCCGATAAGATTTGTCGGTACGTGCACGTTGAAGGGCAGAATTCGGAGAGTCTGGTTCGGTTAATGACAAAGGATCTCTGGTTACAGCGGTACCACCGCCTGGCGTTAACGGACCATAACCCACGGCGCTCATGCAAGCGCCACCACCGCCCATCGATGTACCTCCATAACCACCCATGCCACCACCACCCATCGAAGCCATCCCCATTGCCGAGCTCATCGTGCTCATATTGAATCCACCGGCTCCCTGAGGACTGCAACTCGGGCCGACTCCAACGCCCATCGACATCCCCATAGACACGCAACCCATCGAATTTATCGAGCTGTACGTGGGTGCCATGCTGCCCATACTGGACATCGCGGCGCTGGTCATGGCACCACCGAGACTACCAGCCTCGCTGTACAGCTTTTGCGACTGGAGCATGGTCATAGAGCTCACCGGTGCCGGGGTGGGCTGCTGTCGAGACGTCAAGCGGGAATCATGAAAGCCACGGTACCACGACTGCTGATAATCCGGTGACCCCTTAATCTTATATCCGCCCGTACTTCCTTCACTTTAATCCTCACGTCTCACTGAATCACGGTAACGATAAGGGTTCTTCCTTGAAGTATCTCGATCACGCGACACCTTCACTCTGTTCTTTTCGATTgaatctctttctatatctctatctccgtcGTTAtccctatctttttctctttgtccttATTCCTTAATATTACACTCAACAATTCACAAAATTTGCTTATCAACACTAGGATCCTATCCTCGTGTCCTCACACGCCTCCTATTATACAGTTCACCGTAGTATCAGTGAGAAATTCCAAAAACTAATGACAGATCTTCACGACCAATATTTATTCCCTATACGTGCACTGTGTTCTCCTTAAGCGAAACAATGCATGCACGACGTCCGTCGGGCCGGCACGAAGGACGACACTCGATGACACGTAAGTTGTGTTCACGCGCGCACGCTGCCCTGTCCTCCTCGGTGATATGTTGGGGTAGTATAATTGTTGTTCCAACAAATGACACGATGATCGTAGTTAGAGAAGAGGCCACGGCACTTTCGCGAATGTCgccgacaacgacgatgacgacgacgacgacgacaacaacaacaacaacaacaacaacgacacgacggcgacgacgtcgacgacgtcgacgatgacaacgatggTGGCGGCGACACCAGCACCGTTTGTCGCGTAGAAGCGCGCTCGGTTGTTTGAACGGGGCCTGTTTGAAGCCACCTCACCTCTACACTATTCTACCTCTGTGTGCCGTGTGGATGGAGGCCGGTTAGCGAGTGTTCTCCGCTACTCTTGAGTCGCCGAGTCTTGTTCAAATACACCCCACTCTATGCAACATGGCGCCGCGCCCGAACATTCTATTCGAACCAATGGGTACCTTCCTGATCCCACCGTTGGTATTAACCAACCAATCGGACTCTCTCGACTCTTCTACCGGTGGCGTGGCCGTATCACGGAGTTTCGAGATGCGATGAATCGTGGCCGCGAcggacttctctctctctctctctttctctctctctctctctctctttctctctgtttctctctctttctctctctttatcttctcctttctctttctctttccagcGCAAGCGCCGTATCTTCGAACTTCTTCGAAGTCGCACGAAGGCCGCTTGCGCaatctctctcctctctcttggCCGATAAGCGCCGCCGTCGACGGGTCCGGCGTCGGGTCGAGCGTCGGGACGGCCGCGGCCACGACGCCGGCCACGTTCTCGCGTTCGTTTCtgctctcatctctctcttcctctttctttctttctctctctctctctctctctcttctctctctctctctttctctctctctctctctctctctctctttctctctctctcacacacacacacacacatacatatacacatacacgttctttctttcgttctttctttctctttctctttctcccttcctcatccctctttcctctcttcttcttctcttttctctctttcttatcgtcCTCGCGTCGACCGATCCGCCACGCGTTTTTACACCTATCGCTCGTCCCCGACCTTTCTTTCTAATCGTcgcttcctttttctttccttttcagcaacaatttttttaactcCCCTTATTCGTCAACTTTTTAGCACGAACACACGATgttcaacttcttcttcttcttcttcttcttcttcttcttcttcttcttctagttcttcttcatcatcctCTTTCACCCCTCATCGTAATTTTGTTCTCTTGTCGTTACAAATCCTttcaatgtttcttttatttgtttgttcatttgttcgtttgttcgtttgttcgtttgtttgtttgtttgtttgttttctaatGTGTATCTTTTCCGTGCGGtgatttttttcctcatttccTTTTGGTGGTGCGAACAAGGACAATTTTTAATCGGTGAGAACTATTAATCTGGAAACATCTCTTCGTAACGATCTTGCATTCCTTCTTCTCCAATGGAACGAGGTAAATAATCCTAAGTATTAGATAAgtttgcttcttttctttgttagtttttttaatcgaacttatctttctttcacaaATTCTTCTCGCATACTTTTTTTCAAGCTCGCTATTATTCGTACAATGACTTGATCTTGTCGTAGAtcagttatatacatattcgaaCGCAAGATCGGTCGATAAGTTACGAAGCTTTGTTTTTGATCTTtaaaattgtcttttttttatacgtaaatacattcTTAATGTTTACccacatttattttcattcagagatataaagaattaatcgtCCAATgtaattagttttattattagtcTTAAAATTATACTGATTcaagattaaataataaattatctaaaaTCAATTATGATTAGTTTGAAC carries:
- the LOC124951791 gene encoding silk gland factor 1-like, which codes for MTMLQSQKLYSEAGSLGGAMTSAAMSSMGSMAPTYSSINSMGCVSMGMSMGVGVGPSCSPQGAGGFNMSTMSSAMGMASMGGGGMGGYGGTSMGGGGACMSAVGYGPLTPGGGTAVTRDPLSLTEPDSPNSALQRARTDKSYRRSYTHAKPPYSYISLITMAIQNAPTKMLTLSEIYQFIMDLFPFYRQNQQRWQNSIRHSLSFNDCFVKVPRTPDKPGKGSFWTLHPESGNMFENGCYLRRQKRFKDEKKELTRQNNKHQQHQQHHSGAAAAAAAAAAAAAAAAAGHNSPNSHDLGHGGKKTPSSLHHAPQQQDDKDLHSLVSTHHHHHSAGLHQHHAALKSDTTDIGGLLGPDLGTAHDELTAMVSRTLHPHLLSDPAALHHGMAGSLKQEPPYTAASHPFSITRLLPGATAGTSPGAQDTKPPEMKMYEQLHQSYANFGSPHHPHAHSAPPSHHHHNGMHAGSNTAGGPMHNMSNHHHQEYYQSPLYHHATSVATSSAPPPPSVATAAPGL
- the LOC124951792 gene encoding uncharacterized serine-rich protein C215.13-like, which produces MQHGAAPEHSIRTNGYLPDPTVGINQPIGLSRLFYRWRGRITEFRDAMNRGRDGLLSLSLFLSLSLSLSLCFSLFLSLYLLLSLSLSSASAVSSNFFEVARRPLAQSLSSLLADKRRRRRVRRRVERRDGRGHDAGHVLAFVSALISLFLFLSFSLSLSLSSLSLSFSLSLSLSLFLSLSHTHTHIHIHIHVLSFVLSFSFSFSLPHPSFLSSSSLFSLSYRPRVDRSATRFYTYRSSPTFLSNRRFLFLSFSATIFLTPLIRQLFSTNTRCSTSSSSSSSSSSSSSSSSSSSSSFTPHRNFVLLSLQILSMFLLFVCSFVRLFVCSFVCLFVCFLMCIFSVR